A DNA window from Arachis duranensis cultivar V14167 chromosome 3, aradu.V14167.gnm2.J7QH, whole genome shotgun sequence contains the following coding sequences:
- the LOC107477252 gene encoding transcription factor bHLH121-like encodes MDGTAARKSQKADREKIRRDRLNEQFVELGSILDPDRPKNDKATILGDTIQLLKDLTSQVGKLKDEYAALNEESRELAQEKNDLREEKASLKTDIENLNNQYQQRLRNMFPWTAMDHSVMMAPPSYPYPMPMAVPPGSIPLQPYPFFANQNPSVIPNPCSTFVPYLAPNTLVEQQSAQYVSPPSHPGTRSHLSSKHDTRNKPPRDRESKAEKSEASNDVTTNLELKTPGSSADQVSVVFSIW; translated from the exons ATGGATGGTACAGCTGCAAGAAAGTCTCAAAAGGCTGACCGAGAAAAAATAAGGAGGGATCGACTCAATGAACAATTTGTAGAACTTGGCAGCATTTTGG ACCCTGATAGGCCTAAAAATGACAAAGCAACCATTCTTGGTGATACAATTCAATTGCTGAAGGATCTTACTTCTCAAGTTGGTAAACTCAAAGATGAATATGCTGCACTAAATGAAGAATCTcgtgaa TTGGCTCAAGAGAAAAACGATCTCAGGGAAGAGAAGGCTTCTCTTAAAACAGATATTGAAAACTTGAATAATCAGTATCAGCAGCGACTGAGGAACATGTTTCCTTGGACTGCAATGGATCATTCAGTTATGATGGCTccaccatcatacccatacccAATGCCAATGGCTGTCCCTCCGGGTTCAATTCCCTTGCAACCATACCCATTCTTTGCTAATCAAAATCCGTCTGTCATCCCTAACCCCTGTTCAACATTTGTTCCTTATTTAGCACCAAATACCCTTGTTGAACAACAATCTGCCCAGTATGTATCTCCACCGTCTCATCCAGGTACTCGGTCCCATTTGTCAAGTAAACATGACACCAGAAACAAACCACCCAGGGATAGGGAGAGCAAAGCAGAAAAAAGTGAGGCTTCAAATGATGTCACCACAAACCTTGAGTTGAAGACTCCTGGATCTTCTGCAGATCAGGTTAGCGTTGTTTTCTCAATATGGTAA
- the LOC107477261 gene encoding uncharacterized protein LOC107477261 has protein sequence MAYGDRNRGSSVFDGFTLSPLPYPVLLILALILIFLGVSWYFSYEEVVESAQVQLGWLLFATPVLLILIVRWLSSMENTEWFSGWDRRRRTTQGSLEGSSPWGVAALIVVLLILMQYQSIFRDNWFV, from the coding sequence ATGGCTTATGGTGATAGAAACAGAGGATCCTCTGTTTTTGATGGGTTCACTCTGAGTCCCCTGCCATATCCTGTTCTGCTGATCCTAGCACTGATCCTAATCTTCCTTGGAGTTTCATGGTACTTTTCATATGAAGAAGTTGTTGAAAGTGCTCAAGTGCAATTGGGGTGGTTACTATTTGCCACTCCAGTTCTGCTTATACTCATAGTTCGTTGGTTGTCATCAATGGAAAACACTGAGTGGTTCTCCGGTTGGGACAGACGCCGGAGAACCACCCAGGGATCCTTGGAGGGGAGCTCGCCATGGGGTGTGGCTGCCTTGATTGTTGTGTTGCTTATATTGATGCAATATCAATCCATTTTTCGTGATAActggtttgtttga